From the Streptomyces sp. NBC_01216 genome, the window CACGGATAGCCTCCGATGACGACCGCCGAGCGGACCGCGCGCTCCCGGGCCGGAGCGTCGGGTGCCGCGCGCCGCGCGGCCACCACCGCGCGCCGCAGCGACCGGGCCGTCCAGGAGTCCATCGGCACCACCGAGAGCGCCGCCGCGACGACCGAGGTCACCGAGGCGCCCCCCATCGCCGCCGCCACGCCGGCCGCCACGGCCTGCCCCCCGTAGATGCCCTCGCCGTCGTGGCTGACGCTGCCGTCGACCGCGACCAGCCGGGCGGCCTCCGCCGGGCGGCCGGCCGCGAAGACGCCGAAGGGGGCGGCGCGCATGGCCAGTCCGTCCGACCAGGCGTGCCGGTGCTGGGCGGAGATCGGGGCGACCAGCCCGCGCCGGAGGTTCTCCAGCGTGCCCCGCTCACTGAAGCCGGCGCCGCGGAAGGGTCCCTCGTCCCGGTCGGCGATCCAGTGGTGCCAGGCGTCCTCCACCTGCCGGACCGTCAGGGCCGCGCCGTGCCGCGCCAGCAGGAGTCCCGAGAAGACGGCGTACTCCGTGTCGTCGGTCCCTGCCGGGCTGTCCGTCACGAACCCCTCGATCCGGCCCCAGCGGCGACGGATCTCCGAGGGGCGAAGGTTCTCGGCGGGCGCCCCGAGCGCGTCGCCGACGGCGAGGCCGAGCAGCGCGCCCCGGCCGCGCTCGCGGGTGTCCTGTGCGGTCGTCGCGGCCACGCTCGTCGTCTCGGTCACCGGCTCGCTTCCCTTCCACGGTCCCTGGATCTGTGCCACGCACAGGGGGAGAGGAGACGGGGAAACGTCACTGTCACCCGGCTGACACCCGTCGGGAAGCGCCCCCGGCGGACCGGACGCGACACCGTGAGCCACCCTCAACCTCCCCCCGTCCGGGCGGAGAACGCTGAGGTGAGCCTTAGTAAGTACGGCCTGGCTTGCTGGCGGGACCCTTACATCGCGCGTATTTTCGAGGCTGTTGAGGGGCGGCGGGGTCGGCCCGACCCGCCGACAAGTCAGGGGAGAAGCATGTCCATCATCGAAACCGAGGCTTCGCTCCACGAGGCCCACCGCGACAACCACACGCACCGCGATGTGAACGGCGGCTGGCTGCGTCCGGCGGTGTTCGGGGCGATGGACGGCCTGGTCTCCAACCTCGCGCTGATGACCGGTGTCGCCGGCGGAGCGGTCTCCCAGCAGACCATCGTCATCACCGGTCTCGCCGGGCTCGCGGCCGGCGCCTTCTCGATGGCGGCCGGCGAGTACACCTCGGTGGCCTCGCAGCGCGAACTCGTCCTGGCCGAACTGGACGTCGAGCGACGTCAGCTGCGCAAGCACCCGGTCGACGAGATGGAGGAGCTGGCCGCGCTGTACGTCTCCCGGGGAGTCGAACCCGCGCTCGCCAGGGAGGTCGCCATGCAGCTCTCCCGGGACCCCGAGCAGGCCCTGGAGATCCACGCCCGCGAGGAACTGGGCATCGACCCCGACGACCTGCCCTCGCCGATCGTCGCCGCCGTGTCCTCCTTCGGCTCCTTCGCGCTCGGCGCGCTCCTGCCGGTGCTGCCCTATCTGCTCGGCGCGACCGAGCTGTGGCCGGCCGTGCTGCTCGCGCTGCTCGGTCTCTTCGCCTGCGGCGCACTGGTGGCCCGGGTGACCGCCCGTAGCTGGTGGTTCAGCGGACTGCGCCAGCTCGTCCTCGGTGGGGCCGCCGCCGCCCTCACCTACGGACTCGGCATGCTCTTCGACGCGGCGC encodes:
- a CDS encoding ADP-ribosylglycohydrolase family protein; this encodes MAATTAQDTRERGRGALLGLAVGDALGAPAENLRPSEIRRRWGRIEGFVTDSPAGTDDTEYAVFSGLLLARHGAALTVRQVEDAWHHWIADRDEGPFRGAGFSERGTLENLRRGLVAPISAQHRHAWSDGLAMRAAPFGVFAAGRPAEAARLVAVDGSVSHDGEGIYGGQAVAAGVAAAMGGASVTSVVAAALSVVPMDSWTARSLRRAVVAARRAAPDAPARERAVRSAVVIGGYPWTDLAPEAVGLAFGAFAAARGDFRTAVLTAVNMGRDADTTTAAVAGALAGASGGVSAVPSEWANAIGPVTGSCLPSMRGYHVLDVADLLTTHEEAPR
- a CDS encoding VIT1/CCC1 transporter family protein is translated as MSIIETEASLHEAHRDNHTHRDVNGGWLRPAVFGAMDGLVSNLALMTGVAGGAVSQQTIVITGLAGLAAGAFSMAAGEYTSVASQRELVLAELDVERRQLRKHPVDEMEELAALYVSRGVEPALAREVAMQLSRDPEQALEIHAREELGIDPDDLPSPIVAAVSSFGSFALGALLPVLPYLLGATELWPAVLLALLGLFACGALVARVTARSWWFSGLRQLVLGGAAAALTYGLGMLFDAAL